A window of the Candidatus Micrarchaeia archaeon genome harbors these coding sequences:
- a CDS encoding tRNA-dihydrouridine synthase family protein produces MLGKNFLAPIDNYTNLPFRLLMQKHGAKATVVPLVSASALSRSSQYANSLELSEKERYLGVQLVGSIPADFENAAKEIVKKFRFVKWIDINSGCPSPKTFGSGCGSALLEKPALLKKILAAVMKAGLPVSVKMRLAQNMEKTLAAVSAVQNADFLIVHGRTPQQLYSGKADWEAIKSIKENSKIPVIGNGDICTLAQGKSLVREGFCDSFMIGRAALSNPLVFEGKEPGGAEVKKRIFREYLHIVDKYSGRRLSDLRLKAFEFFRGCPGSSGLRRALSECKSAEELEEMVSSFGQ; encoded by the coding sequence ATGCTCGGAAAAAACTTCCTCGCGCCCATAGACAATTACACCAACCTGCCGTTCCGGCTGCTCATGCAGAAGCACGGCGCCAAAGCGACCGTGGTCCCTCTTGTTTCAGCGTCCGCGCTCTCGCGCAGCTCCCAGTACGCAAATAGTTTGGAGCTCAGCGAAAAGGAGAGATATCTGGGCGTCCAGCTTGTAGGCTCAATTCCGGCGGATTTTGAAAATGCGGCCAAGGAGATAGTGAAAAAATTCCGGTTCGTGAAATGGATAGACATAAACTCCGGGTGCCCGTCCCCAAAAACCTTCGGCTCAGGCTGCGGCAGCGCCCTGCTTGAAAAACCCGCCCTGCTGAAAAAAATCCTGGCCGCAGTGATGAAAGCCGGGCTTCCAGTCTCTGTGAAAATGCGCCTCGCCCAGAATATGGAAAAAACGCTCGCAGCAGTTTCCGCAGTGCAAAATGCGGACTTCCTCATAGTGCACGGGCGCACCCCGCAGCAGCTCTACTCCGGAAAGGCAGACTGGGAAGCGATAAAGTCAATAAAGGAAAATTCCAAAATCCCGGTAATCGGCAACGGAGACATATGCACGCTGGCCCAGGGAAAATCCCTGGTACGCGAAGGCTTCTGCGACTCCTTCATGATTGGGCGCGCAGCGCTCTCCAACCCGCTCGTTTTTGAAGGAAAAGAACCCGGCGGCGCAGAAGTGAAGAAGCGCATCTTCAGAGAATACCTGCACATCGTTGATAAATATTCCGGACGCCGCCTTTCCGACCTCAGGCTCAAGGCCTTCGAATTCTTCCGCGGCTGCCCAGGAAGCTCCGGGCTGAGGCGCGCGCTTTCAGAGTGCAAGAGCGCGGAAGAGCTTGAAGAGATGGTTTCAAGCTTCGGCCAGTAA
- a CDS encoding [Fe-Fe] hydrogenase large subunit C-terminal domain-containing protein, which translates to MPMKENILFGEPLFRKLEEEKAGGKLMVAEVAPAVRVALGEMFGFEPGRNTMGKIVSLLRKLGFDYVVETPLGADIATYYEAMDVKERLEKGTGKYPIFNSCCIGWRTYAQAKHPELLKNITIIASPQMTMGAVARFYLAKKLGRKPGDISIVGIMPCTLKKNETDEKMKNGHRYVDYVVTTVELAQWAKGKGLDLARMEDGALSEIMPGSSRDGMVFGVSGGMSDAVLETMAGLMGEKTEVVDLDEDGAIRTKTVKIGKHELNIAVVQGFPNFEKIYDEIQSGKRYHMVEVMMCPYGCVGGPGQPPLALERVKERRAGLVRAGGESRSKTPLDSPGLKALMDEFLETMGRKKLEELIYFNR; encoded by the coding sequence ATGCCCATGAAAGAGAATATTTTGTTCGGCGAGCCGCTGTTCAGGAAGCTCGAGGAGGAGAAAGCCGGCGGGAAGCTGATGGTGGCTGAAGTGGCGCCTGCGGTAAGGGTGGCGCTCGGGGAGATGTTCGGCTTCGAGCCAGGGAGAAACACAATGGGCAAGATTGTATCGCTCCTCAGGAAGCTCGGGTTCGATTACGTGGTTGAAACCCCGCTCGGGGCCGACATAGCGACTTATTACGAAGCTATGGACGTGAAGGAAAGGCTGGAGAAAGGGACCGGGAAATATCCAATATTCAATTCGTGCTGCATAGGGTGGAGGACGTACGCGCAGGCCAAGCATCCCGAGCTGCTGAAGAACATAACCATAATCGCGTCGCCCCAGATGACCATGGGCGCGGTCGCGAGGTTTTACCTGGCGAAGAAGCTCGGCAGGAAGCCCGGCGACATCAGCATAGTGGGGATAATGCCCTGCACGCTCAAGAAAAACGAGACAGATGAGAAGATGAAGAACGGGCACAGGTACGTGGATTATGTTGTAACTACAGTGGAGCTTGCGCAATGGGCCAAAGGCAAGGGTTTGGACCTGGCCAGGATGGAAGACGGGGCGCTTTCGGAAATCATGCCCGGGAGCTCGAGGGACGGGATGGTGTTCGGGGTGAGCGGCGGGATGAGCGACGCTGTGCTCGAAACCATGGCAGGGCTCATGGGCGAAAAAACGGAAGTGGTTGATTTGGATGAGGACGGAGCCATAAGGACCAAAACTGTGAAAATAGGCAAGCATGAATTGAACATCGCGGTTGTGCAGGGGTTCCCGAATTTCGAGAAGATTTACGATGAGATACAGTCCGGGAAGAGATACCACATGGTGGAAGTGATGATGTGCCCGTACGGGTGCGTCGGCGGCCCCGGACAGCCGCCGCTCGCGCTGGAAAGGGTGAAGGAGCGCAGGGCTGGATTAGTGAGGGCAGGAGGGGAGTCCAGGAGCAAGACTCCGCTGGACAGTCCTGGACTGAAGGCGCTCATGGATGAATTTTTGGAAACGATGGGAAGGAAAAAACTAGAGGAGTTAATCTATTTCAACAGATGA
- a CDS encoding cation-translocating P-type ATPase, whose amino-acid sequence MENSSRLEQLIETLRTDEKNGLGDLEVSERLEKYGKNLLVPKKKEIRWGMLAFLKEPMIWLLAIAAAVYFALGEMLDAAVMLVAIVPIALIDIVIELQTDKALEKLEKLGEPFVSVVRNGARMKVKSEELVPGDIVIIEEGDMVMADCAILSSSDLSVDESALTGESEPMAKQRQELFSDEFFGNPGAVFAGTTVVSGKAVCAVVKTGSQTHYGKIGGTLGKTKAVKTPLQKDIEKIVETIGIFAIFLSLALIGVELYTGGSWSHAVIGGISLATAAIPEEFPVVFTLFLSLGMWRLAKANALVKKLSAVETLGSVNVICTDKTGTITQGRMAVSEIFTPGMAVEENAAGFLAGDGRKAGELLLYSLMACEKEPYDFMEKALFEYAKGSDAEGRIGRWELAAEYAFDAKTRHMSHVWSHAGELRICAKGSVEGILRICRMGGEEKKKVLHANERMGERGIRVLALATRKLEKIGGRTHDEKDLEFVALLGFADPIREGVAHAMEECQSAGIRVVMLTGDHKATAHAIAHQASIDHGEVIDGRQLEGLGEKEFLGMLRGNSIFSRVMPEQKLKIVEGLQKLGYSVAVTGDGINDAPALKKADIGVAMGQRGTEVSKEAAAFVLLDDNFKTIVDAVRNGRRIYDNLQKAFGYLIAFHVPIFLTALAFPLLGLPLLLLPIHIVLLEIVLHPVVSIVFEQEPEERDIMRRPPRDRKKQMLGSGEIARLVADGFLVFLGTAAMYWVAHSGGADEETARAMGFTAMLVGQVLLIAPLLSKKRMGAEALGNIYFLLTIVIVAVAYCALMYVPALAEIMKIAPLGAGEWALALGAGLVPVVFAELAKKF is encoded by the coding sequence ATGGAAAACAGCTCAAGACTAGAGCAGCTTATCGAAACGCTCAGGACTGATGAAAAAAACGGGCTCGGCGACTTAGAGGTATCGGAAAGGCTGGAGAAATACGGGAAGAACCTGCTCGTGCCCAAGAAGAAGGAAATAAGATGGGGCATGCTGGCTTTCCTGAAGGAGCCCATGATTTGGCTGCTTGCGATTGCCGCAGCGGTGTATTTCGCGCTCGGGGAGATGCTGGACGCGGCGGTGATGCTGGTGGCGATAGTTCCTATCGCACTGATAGATATAGTGATAGAGCTGCAGACCGACAAGGCGCTCGAGAAATTGGAGAAGCTCGGCGAGCCGTTCGTGAGCGTGGTGAGGAACGGCGCGAGGATGAAGGTAAAGTCAGAGGAGCTCGTGCCTGGGGATATTGTAATTATTGAAGAGGGCGACATGGTGATGGCCGACTGTGCCATACTCTCCTCTTCGGATTTGAGCGTGGACGAATCCGCGCTCACCGGCGAATCAGAACCCATGGCGAAGCAGAGGCAGGAGCTTTTCTCTGACGAGTTTTTCGGGAACCCTGGCGCTGTTTTCGCAGGCACCACAGTGGTTTCCGGCAAAGCGGTCTGCGCGGTTGTGAAGACCGGTTCGCAAACGCATTACGGGAAAATCGGCGGGACGCTCGGGAAAACCAAAGCTGTGAAGACTCCGCTCCAGAAGGACATAGAGAAGATAGTGGAAACCATAGGGATTTTCGCAATCTTCCTCTCGCTTGCGCTCATAGGGGTGGAGCTTTACACCGGCGGAAGCTGGTCGCACGCGGTAATAGGCGGGATAAGCCTCGCCACTGCTGCGATTCCTGAGGAGTTCCCTGTGGTGTTCACGCTCTTCCTGAGCCTGGGGATGTGGAGGCTCGCGAAAGCGAACGCGCTCGTGAAGAAGCTCTCGGCGGTTGAAACGCTGGGGAGCGTGAATGTCATATGCACGGACAAGACAGGGACGATAACGCAGGGGAGGATGGCGGTCTCGGAGATTTTCACTCCTGGAATGGCGGTTGAGGAAAATGCGGCAGGATTTTTGGCCGGGGATGGGAGAAAAGCTGGGGAATTGCTGCTCTACTCGCTCATGGCCTGCGAGAAGGAACCGTATGATTTCATGGAAAAGGCGCTGTTCGAGTACGCGAAAGGGAGCGATGCGGAAGGCAGGATAGGGAGATGGGAGCTTGCGGCTGAGTACGCGTTTGACGCGAAAACAAGGCACATGTCCCATGTCTGGAGCCATGCAGGGGAGCTGAGGATATGCGCAAAAGGCTCGGTTGAAGGAATATTGCGCATTTGCAGGATGGGCGGGGAGGAAAAGAAAAAGGTGCTGCACGCGAACGAGCGCATGGGCGAGAGGGGGATACGGGTGCTTGCGCTCGCGACCAGGAAACTGGAGAAGATAGGAGGGCGCACGCATGACGAGAAGGATTTGGAATTCGTGGCGCTGCTGGGCTTCGCGGACCCGATAAGGGAGGGGGTTGCGCACGCGATGGAGGAGTGCCAGAGCGCAGGAATAAGGGTGGTGATGCTGACCGGGGACCACAAGGCCACCGCGCACGCGATAGCGCACCAGGCGAGCATAGACCACGGGGAAGTGATTGACGGAAGGCAGCTTGAGGGGCTCGGGGAAAAGGAGTTCCTAGGGATGCTGAGGGGCAACAGCATATTCTCAAGGGTGATGCCCGAGCAGAAGCTCAAGATAGTGGAGGGCCTGCAGAAGCTCGGCTACAGCGTCGCGGTGACAGGGGACGGGATAAACGACGCGCCTGCGCTCAAGAAGGCGGACATAGGGGTGGCGATGGGCCAGAGGGGCACCGAGGTTTCGAAGGAAGCCGCGGCATTCGTGCTGCTTGACGACAATTTCAAGACAATTGTGGATGCGGTGAGGAACGGGAGAAGGATATATGACAATTTGCAGAAGGCTTTCGGGTATCTCATAGCGTTCCACGTGCCCATATTCCTGACCGCGCTGGCGTTTCCGCTCCTGGGCCTTCCGCTGCTGCTGTTGCCGATACATATCGTGCTGCTGGAGATAGTGCTGCACCCGGTTGTTTCGATAGTTTTCGAGCAGGAGCCTGAGGAAAGGGACATAATGCGGAGGCCCCCGAGGGACAGGAAAAAACAGATGCTGGGCTCAGGGGAGATAGCGCGGCTGGTCGCTGACGGATTCCTGGTATTCCTGGGGACTGCGGCAATGTACTGGGTTGCGCATTCCGGAGGGGCGGATGAGGAAACCGCGAGAGCGATGGGCTTCACCGCCATGCTCGTCGGGCAGGTGCTCCTCATAGCGCCCCTGCTGTCCAAGAAAAGGATGGGCGCAGAAGCGCTTGGGAACATCTATTTCCTGCTCACAATAGTGATTGTTGCGGTTGCGTACTGCGCGCTCATGTACGTTCCTGCGCTCGCAGAGATAATGAAGATAGCTCCGCTCGGGGCTGGGGAGTGGGCATTGGCGCTGGGCGCTGGGCTCGTGCCGGTTGTTTTCGCTGAACTGGCAAAGAAATTCTGA
- a CDS encoding MGMT family protein, with protein MELSKAQLKKLGTLTEFERKVLYECAKIPEGETRAYSEIANAIGKPGAARAVGNALAKNPLAPLIPCHRVIGTRGMGGYSGKGGVRAKRRMLALERRKTHSLKRS; from the coding sequence TTGGAATTGAGCAAGGCGCAGCTGAAAAAGCTGGGAACGCTCACTGAATTTGAGAGGAAGGTGCTGTACGAGTGCGCGAAAATCCCGGAAGGGGAAACAAGGGCGTATTCTGAAATAGCGAACGCGATTGGAAAGCCAGGTGCTGCGCGTGCCGTGGGGAACGCGCTTGCGAAGAATCCGCTTGCTCCGCTCATACCGTGCCATAGGGTGATTGGGACGAGGGGAATGGGGGGCTACAGCGGGAAAGGAGGCGTGAGAGCGAAGAGAAGGATGCTGGCGCTGGAGCGCAGGAAAACTCACTCTTTAAAGCGTAGCTGA